In Aedes albopictus strain Foshan chromosome 3, AalbF5, whole genome shotgun sequence, the genomic window ctgtttacaacgatggaagctttagtaaaggcacatataaagtaataaatgcttgcattattgattgctataaagcttttaacatggtaatgcaatgaagcatttaacaacggctctatagaactatacagaactgtcaaaatctcgtaatgcttcaatgctttcataatgtagattaaacgcttcattacttgacagatgtaaaataaaagttatgttgcattagctaaactataatacgatggaattaatgttatgatataatgcttgtggttacttgggttgttatTTGCAAGAGCTGTGCGGTGTGCATATAAAATAGAGAATTTGGGCTATTTGTTGTATGCGCCGGGCCGTGTAAAAGCTCTCATCACATTTCATGTGTTGGTATTAGCATGGAACAACGGCGTGCAATATCAGGAAGCATAGTATGGCTATTCAAAGAATGTCTACCTGCACTCAACGATTGTAGAAAGGATGAACGAAGTTCGCCAGAATCGCCTGCAGCAATTGCCACACCTGGTATAAATGAATTAAAGGCCCAAGTATCGATGCTTATGAACAAGTTACACCGGATAATTCCTGATGATGCATCTGCTGCCATACCGAATATGATCCACTCCACTCCAGTCGTCACTGCCGATATATACGAAACGAACGATAGCTGCAACAACAACACAGGAACCGATCGTATAGAACAGACTCCCAACTCAAATGGTCCTGCACCCTACGAGACAACAACAACAGACGAACGCTGTTTTGCATTGCTTTTGTCGAACATTGATAGCTCGGCTTCGGAGAGTGACGTAAAGGCCATGGTGTGTAAATGCCTCAATGTACCTGTGAACGATCGCGTTAGTTTAGTGAAGCTAGTTTCTAAGCGAATTGACTGTAGGCTTCTAGATTATGTATCATTCAAAGTGTTACTGAAATGGAAATACAAGGAAAGGACCTAGCCTTGAATACGGAAAGTTGGTCAAACGGGATAAGATTCCGAGAATAGAACGGTGGTAATTCTATTCAAACTTGGAAACCGTGAATAATTAATGCTGAATGCTCAAAAAGTATATGTTAtgttatgatgtttttttttgttgaggaATAATGTTCGTTTAGttgttcatgttttttttcttgtTCTGATGATTTCGATATGTAAACTGCAAAATAAGTCAATGTGTGATACGATAATGTATGTAATATTAAGTTAAGTTATTCAGTCTGTACAACATTTGTTGAAGTcgaagtaaataaaaaaaataaaaataaagttctACGTGAAGCTGAACTGctcacgcagaggctttgtgccacaagccgacatgtgccgagataatcacgggaatattctcacaagcgagcgtgaagtggtcgagagatggcggctgcattacgatgagcacctcaatggtgacgttgcaagttggcgtggtaacagatctaggagtatgtgcacaggacgaaagacttctggcccctgacctccaagagatttagggggaggttggccggttggaaaacaacaaagccgctggagcagatcaactaccaagcgagcttctaaaatacggtggagaagcactggtgagagcactacaattgggtcattaccaagatttgagaggaggaagtattaccggaggaatggatggaaggtatcgtgtgtcccatctacaaaaaaggcgacaagttggattacgggaactaccgcgcgatcacactactgagcgctgcctacaagatactctctcaaattttatgccgccgtctatcaccgattgcaagagagttcgtggggcaatatcagactggattcatgggtgaacgcgctacatcggaccagatgttcgccatccgccaggtgttgcagaaatgccgcgaatacaacgtgcccacacctcacttgttcatcgatttcaaatcggcgtatgatacaatcgatcgagaacagctatggcagattatgcacgaatacggattcccggataaactgatacggttgatcaaggcgacgatggatcgagtgatgtgcgtagttcgagtatcaggcacactctcgagtcccttcgaatctcgcagaggattacggcaaggtgatggtctttcgtgcttgctgttcaacattgcgttagagggtgtattaaggagagcggggattaacacgagtggtacgattttcacgaagtccgttcagctgcttggtttcgctgatgatattgatattattgctcgtaaatttgagacgttggcggaaacgtacatccgactaaagagtgaagccaggcgaatcgaattagtcatgAATGTGTCGAAGACAGCTGCTAAGTTAACCAACCAAcggccataccgcgaaaatcgggaggctacggtgggcgggtcacgtcatcaggatgtcggatagcaacccgactaaaatggttctcgagagtcatccgaccggtacaagaagacgtggagcgcagcgagctaggtgggtcgaccaagtggaggacgatctgcggaccctacgcagagtgcggaactggagacaaactgccatggaccgagtggaatggaggaggctactatgtacagcagaggccaccccggccttagcctgattgaaCCAAACCATGCACATTCATAATTCCGTGAATTAGAGGAAATCATGTGATATCATGATTTACTATCAAAAACAATTAACACACTTCATTAGGTTCAGAGATACAAAGATTGGAAGCTATGGTGTTTTATAGATGTCATAGGCAAGGCATGAAagacataaggactgtatcgttaattatgagtacaccttaaaattgctgtatttcaaaatgttttatttattttgtaaattaaattcaattacattgttcattgaccatcagaaaagcccaagacatgattgtatatttaatttttcatggatcttgccacctctcgcactttcttcttggcgtgctttataaggttttggacaaccgttctgacgatggttttgcatacgttgactcagtttttcctgaattttgtgacatcctctgctcctctatcctttttccgtagtttccctttcatcaaagttaactatttctcaatgggccttatttacgggcaatttagaggattcattgccttttccacaaattgaacattgtttacttcatacctgtcaaaggtgtcacgcacatagtggcaggatgccaaatccggccaaagtaatgtaggacctttgtgctttcagatgagtggcagaatatgtttctggagacattccttccggtatatttcgacgttcatacctgggacggtgaagaaaggtgacgatttcataccacattgacaaattgcttgcctaaccaacacattttcccatttttttcgcaaaaaatcgatttctcctaattcgtaacatccgtgccatgcttaacagtgaCAATCCGTGCCCCTGGAAataccttgtagtccaatttgacatacgtttcatcatctatgaatatgcacatgcaatttttgctcaaaacatcgtcgtacagcttccaagcctgagttttcacataatccgccagaatttgactgcgttttggacatttctgtttggGGTAGGTCctcggggaattacgctccttggcgcgttgaaccatacaatcaaaatcgtttgatagcattttggacaacaaaaaccctaacacattcaatttttgctaattttcttagcgatgatcatttttccttgcagtgcctggttacaatcgattttcgcttctcctccgtaaaccctcgcattgttttaatacagagcctcaaaggtgtactcataattaacgatacagtccttaagcgTTGAAGAGATGAAGTTATGAGTCTTCTTGATTGAATTGTTAAACTTTCTTCCAAATTTAAATTTTGACGTCACAAGACTGGACTGGATCCCTCATCACAATCAAATCGATCAGCTGTTCAAGTTCAATATCATTTTCATTTGATGCATTAAGACACCATCTTCGTGGCGATAATGCAACATTCCATAGCGATGCAACCTTTGTATACTTGTTGATAACGATCAAGATAGAGAAAGAAATCAAATGGTTGCAAGCACTGTCCAGTAGATTATGACCAGTCATTGCGACATTGACTTCGTAAATAGTTCAGTGATTCTCGGTCTGTAATATATTCGTGTGGCTCAGACTTTAAGCCCGATTTTTTAACCCTCCTCGGTTATGTGTTGTGTTAAACTAAGTTTAACTATGTATGGATTAAACGAAGATGAAGTAAATATCTTTTGATATTTCCTTAGAGCGCACTGCATTAAGTCTCAATTGAGACATGtaaattatccaaaactgaaaaaaaaacactttccaaAAATTATCAACAAATCGAAGGAAATAAAAAAGTTCGTTTCCACGATTATGACAATCGGGCATCCCTATTTTCattggtttgaacatttttgagaaaagtgctttttcagttttgaaaaATATGCGATTCTCAATAGTACCTCAACTTTTTACTAACAATAACTGCAAATGTAGTCCCTCAAGGGATAACGACCATATAAATACCTAAATGGTTAGAACATTATTATCGCTTAGTTCAACGTTACATTTATGCCGACATTACTCACACACGTCAAACAAGTTGACCGGATTTCAAAAATATCATACCATGACACTATAGTGTCTACCCTAATCTGAACTATATATCGATATGTTATCCAGTAACGCATCTGAAAAGAGACTGAGAGTCCATCAATAAAGAGCTAGCTCAGTCTAGCATGAGCCGTTGCATGAGACGGAGTCGGAACGTATCTAACGTATTTTACTTCCTTTCATAGAAAGAGTTTCTTCCCAAATTATTTATTTCACATAAATCTTTATCGGTCGAGTTTTTATTATAATTAGTTATCGTATATAACAGTGGCGACGACGGAAAACTGGACTAAAAGTGATCGCGATAAGTGCAGGTAGCTCAAACGGAAGGTACTTCCAGCGTGAGTCAGCGTAAGTACTTAGAGCTTTTTCGAGCCTAGCAACTCGAGAAGCTTGTAAAACGACAGACAGGTTTTACTTGAGAATTGTTTTGATAAAAGAAGCAATTAGAGTACCTGTTGAGTCATTTTAAAAGAAGAATTTTCTACGAATAATCAATATAAAATTGAGAAAAGCGAATTGAATTTCATTATAATATCGTACTTGAATCACCATTTTACTTTTAATTTCTTCTATTTCACAGTCTTCTATTCGGGACAAAGCACTATTGTCCACGGATCGTCTCTGTATTCCACAGCATCTCGGAGAAAATCAAAATCCGTGTGAGAGGCAAGAACTGCTCGAAAACCTAGAGGATAGGCGTGagttactgctgctgctgttgttgttggggTATTGGTTGCTGAGTTGGTGTTGGTTGTGATCACTCGAGATAAAATTAGAGACCCAGGCAAGGGGAGTGCAATTGCTGTAGGTCTCGCGGAGTGAAAACTTGCAGAGTGAAGACCAAACTCACTTCTCACATTTCAATCGATCCGTTGTGAGAAGCATATCGCTGTGGCTGTGAACCCTAGTTTCGGACTGTACCGAAGTAGACGACTGCTGTGCCTGGTCGTTGAAGCTTGAACGTGTGAAGCAGTTACGAGCTAGAAGTGCATGCTGCCAGTGAAGTTGTGGAGACGAGCGACGAGTGTTAGCTGGTGAGATATACAAGCCTGTGTACACGGTGAGATTGATCTGCTGCAATAGTGAGTaacgtgtttttttgtttttgattcgaTAGCTACCGCAATCATCGTAATGTCTACGCCTGGTATGATTGGGTCTATTGACCAGTACCAACGGCATAAATCGTTTGCAAATTATGTGGAGCGTTTTGAGATATTATGTAAGCTTAATAAAGTGTCAGCTGAGACTAAACAGTCATGGTTTATTTCCGTAAGTGGAGATGAAGTTTTTGACGAGGTCAAGTTGATTTTCCCAAAAAAGGAAGTTAGTGAAATACCTTACGATGAGATGATAAAAAAACTAAAGGCTCGTCTGGATAAAGTTGAGCCGGCTTTAATGAATCGTTACGAATTTTACAACCGTTTGCAGAGATCGAATGAGTCAGCTGAGAATTTCGTATTAGCGGTTAAATTACTTGCCGAAAATTGTAACTTCAGGGAATTCAAAGACGAAGCTATTCGTGACCGTTTGATAATTGGCCTACGAGATAAAGAGTTAAGGAAGAAATTGCTTATGGACGATGAGGTAAATTTGGAAACGGTAGAAAAAACTATTATCAGTAGTGAGAAAGCAGAAAACAGAGCAGAGCATATGGACGACTACGGTGAATCTAGCAAAGTGCTTTCGGTTAAACAGCGGCTAGGCAGAAAGTTCAGCGACAGTGACCGTGAAAGAGACAGGGACAGAGTTCGCAATCGCAGTTGGAGTCGTGATCGCAGTAGGAGCAATGAGCGTGGTAGGAATGACCGGTATAGAAATCGTACTCGCGAGTGGACTGGGGACTACCAGCAAGATAATCGTGAAAATCGGTTTAAGAATTTCCATACTAGTGCGGTTTGTAACTATTGTAAGCGCAAGGGTCATATCCgcaaaaattgttattttttgcaAAACAATAATCGTGGAAAAACAGTTAATTTCGTCGAAAAAGAGGAAATCGCGGAAACTTCGGTCAGTGATAAGTTTGACAGGATACGCGTTAATGATACCACTGAAGAAGATTCGGATATTAGCTGCATGATGATTCGGCGCATAAACAAGGTTACAGAAGCATGTTTGGTCGATGTGTTGGTTGAGGGCATAAAGCTGGCTATGGAAGTGGATACGGGCTCAGCGGTAGCAGTTATTAGTGAAATGTTATACAGACAAAGCTTCTCATCTATCCCGATTTCCAAATGCGATAAAACACTTGTTGTCGTGAATGGATCCAAAATTGCCGTGGTTGGAGAGATTTCAGTTGGAGTAATTTTGAATGGTATTAGCGCTGAGAGAAGATTGATTGTTCTTAATACGTCTAGAGATTTCACACCGCTTCTTGGCAGAGATTGGATGAAGGTGTTCTATCCAAATTGGAAGGACCATTTCATGCAACCTCGCTCAGTAAACAGTTTAGATGACACCAAAGACACCGAACAGGTTTTAAGTACGATTAAACAAAGATACTCCAAAGTGTTCAATAAAGACTTTACTGAGCCAATTGCAGGTTTTGAAGCGGAGCTTACCTTGAAATCAGAACAGCCAATCTTCAAAAAGGCGTACCAGGTGCCATTTAAAATTAAGGATAAATTTTTGGAACATCTAAACATGCTGGAGAACCAGGGAGTAATTACACCCATTCAAGCTAGCGAGTGGGCTTCTCCAGTCATAGCTGTGATGAAGAAGGATGGAGATGTTAGAATGGTAATTGACTGTAAAGTGTCCTTAAATAAAAGTTTGATTCCAAATACTTATCCTCTTCCTCTGGCTGAAGACATTTTTGCATCCCTAGCTGGTTGTAAAGTGTTTTGCTCTCTCGATTTGGCTGGTGCATACACGCAGCTGCAATTATCTCAACGttcaaaaaaatatgtagttATAAACACAATTAAAGGACTCTACTGTTATAACCGATTGCCTCAAGGAGCTAGTTCCAGCGCGGCTGTGTTCCAGCAAGTTATGGACCAGGTCCTCAAAGGACTGGATGGGGTGTGTTGTTACCTTGATGACGTGCTCATAGCTGGCAAGACATTTGAAGAATGTATGGACAAATTAGAGAAAGTTCTTGAAAGGCTCTCTAATGCAAACATTCATGTTAATTTTAAAAAGTGTAAATTTTTCGTTAACTCTTTGCAATATTTGGGACATTTGATTACAGAAGACGGATTACTTCCTTCACCAGACAAAATATCTACTATTGTAAAAGCTAAAATACCGGAAAACGTGACCGAATTGAAAGCATATCTTGGTTTAATAAATTATTACAATAAATTTGTGCCAAATATCTCCAGAAAGCTAAAATGTTTATACAACCTTCTAAGGAAAGATATTCGCTTTGAATGGACAAAAGAATGTGACGATGCCTTCAAAGAAAGCAAACAAAATTTAATAAATGCAAATATTCTTGCCTTCTACAATCCAAAAAAACCTTTGATCGTGGTTACGGATGCTTGCACTTATGGTTTAGGGGGTGTCTTAGCACAAACAGAAAATGGGGCTGAACGTCCAATATGTTTCACTTCATTTTCCTTGAATGCGGCGCAAAAAAAGTACCCGATATTGCATCTAGAAGCTTTGGCTTTGGTATGTGTCATAAAAAAATTCCATAAGTTTCTTTTTGGCCAACAATTCAAGGTTTTTACTGACCACAAGCCTCTAATAGGTATTTTTGGAAGAGATGGCCGGAATTCCATATTTGTCACAAGGTTACAACGTTACGTAATGGAGCTTTCAATTTACGATTTTGTGATTGAGTACCGTCCTGGGAGTAAATTAGGAAATGCAGACTTCTGTAGTAGATTTCCACTTGAACAAAAAATACCTAGTAGTTTGGATCAAGAGTACATcaaaagtttaaatttttccAATGATCTACCTTTAGATCTGGCATTAGTTTCCAAGGAAACTCAATCGGACAAGTATTTGACTgaaataataaaatttgttaCATTTGGATGGCCAAAAGTTGTTTCTCCACAATTTAGAGATTTTCATGCACAAAAAACAAAACTTGAGCTAGTGGATAACGTGTTAATGGTGGAAGACAAAGTAATAATTCCTTATTGCCTGAGAGAAGGTGTGTTAAAATTGTTGCACACGAACCATCAAGGCATGGTTAAAATGAAAACGCTGGCTAGGAGAACAGTGTATTGGCCAGGATTAACATCAGATATAGAAGACTTTGTAAAATCTTGTTCAAGCTGTGCTAAGATGGAAGTAATCAAGAAGCCAGAAGCAACTGGTTCTTGGATTGCCACTACTCGTCCTTTTAGTCGTCTACACGCGGACTTCTTCTATCTAGAGGGAAACAACTTTCTTTTAATTGTAGACAGCCATACGAAGTGGCTAGAAATTGATTGGATGCGTTCTGGTACGACGGCGAGAATTGTAAATAAGAAATTTGCCACAATGTTTGCGAGGTTTGGTCTACCGGATGTGGTGGTCACCGACGGAGGACCGCCATTTAACTCGCATGAATTTGTtggattcctggaaaatcacGGTATTAAAGTATTGAAAAGTCCTCCTTACCATCCAGCCAGTAATGGCCAAGCAGAGAGGATGGTGAGGGTGGCTAAAGAGGCACTAAAAAAGTTTCTACTTGACAGTAAAACAAAGTCATTAGACGTTGACGATAAACTAAATTTATTTCTGATTAACTATAGAAATAGTTGTATTGGTGCAGATGGCGAATTTCCTTCTGAAAGAGTTCTTTCATACCAGCCAAAAATGTTACTGGATTTGATTAATCCGAAGAAAACGTACAAACATTATTTGAGAGATACCGAGCAAAGTTCCTTACCAGAAGAGGAGGAACTAGGAACGGTTTCTAAAATGCCTCAAGATGGTTTAGATAAGCTGGTGGCAGGGGATAAGCTATTTTATGAAAATGTCAACAAATTCCCGAGATGGTTGGAGGCCGTATTTATAAAAAGAATGTCTGATAATATTTTCCAGATTCTGATCGGTAAGCATAAGACGAATGCACATAGACGACAACTGAAGGCTGTTCACGAATCCAAGCGAAACCGAACAGTGGTCCACTTCCCAGTCACTGCCAACGCGATGAATAAACGTAGAAGGGACTCAATCGAGGATGATGACGATTTCTatggatttccggaggaaccgaCATCTGATCGCATACACGAAAGGAAGAAGGCCAAGCTCGTCCGAAGTCCCATCAACACCCGTTCGAGAGCAGCCCGACATAGCTAGGCATCAACTTGCTGGAGCTAAATTACCATCGTCAACGAGTTTTGATATCGAATGTTTGAAGTGCTTTGAATTATTGAAATGTTCATTCTGAAATTTATTTGATTATTGTCTTTTCTTAAGAAGGGAGAACTATAGTGTCTACCCTAATCTGAACTATATATCGATATGTTATCCAGTAACGCATCTGAAAAGAGACTGAGAGTCCATCAATAAAGAGCTAGCTCAGTCTAGCATGAGCCGTTGCATGAGACGGAGTCGGAACGTATCTAACGTATTTTACTTCCTTTCATAGAAAGAGTTTCTTCCCAAATTATTTATTTCACATAAATCTTTATCGGTCGAGTTTTTATTATAATTAGTTATCGTATATAACAGACACCCCATCGTCTCTCACTCAACGCTGAACGTTTGATAACCACTAACTGCTGCCGTGGTAGTTCCTATATGACACCGAATATGAATCCTACCTACGGCTAGATCAGCGAAATTGAATACAAAGCACTGCTACCTATAGAATGTGGTGCAAGTTGACGGTCAACCGATGATTACTAACCCAACCTATTCGTGTTTCAATACATCCACAGGGGCCATCTCAACGTCGTCGTTTGGTGTGAAGCACTGATTGAATCGTCCTCGGTGGCAGCGGCGGGTGCTTCTTCTGTGTCAATTCGCGGCGAGACCCAGCTCGAGCAGGGCAGAACATCACAACAGCCAGGATGAGGCCGGCCAGATAAGCGAAACGCAGCTGATACCGATAGGTCTCGCCGTCCGAATCCGTGTAGTGCAGTGCTGCTGGCTGGGATAGAAGAGCGGCGGAGACGGAGAGTTCCGTCATCAGGTGTGTGCCGTAGAGAGTGATGTAGGAAAAAATAAAGCATGACAGTATTCATTGAGCGGCGGTGAAAAAACGTAAACAACCCAATCGGATGCGAGTGTGAATGTGCGCCGCAGCGCGAGAGAGGAAAACAAGTCGCATAAAGTGTGATAACCATTAGAGATACACCTATAGTGAAGATGTGCCACCACAGCACGAGATAGATCTGCAACAGTGTGAATGTCCGTTTGTGTGTTTCCTGCCAGCGCAAAGGCAGTCTCCGACGATTCAAATCGCAAAAGATCACAACAATCGAGACATATGTGTGAATATTTATGTTTATTTGTCGTTCAATAAAAAAATGTGCTTAGCAGCAGCAGTGGAATTTAGTGGTGA contains:
- the LOC134291782 gene encoding uncharacterized protein LOC134291782, with translation MSTPGMIGSIDQYQRHKSFANYVERFEILCKLNKVSAETKQSWFISVSGDEVFDEVKLIFPKKEVSEIPYDEMIKKLKARLDKVEPALMNRYEFYNRLQRSNESAENFVLAVKLLAENCNFREFKDEAIRDRLIIGLRDKELRKKLLMDDEVNLETVEKTIISSEKAENRAEHMDDYGESSKVLSVKQRLGRKFSDSDRERDRDRVRNRSWSRDRSRSNERGRNDRYRNRTREWTGDYQQDNRENRFKNFHTSAVCNYCKRKGHIRKNCYFLQNNNRGKTVNFVEKEEIAETSVSDKFDRIRVNDTTEEDSDISCMMIRRINKVTEACLVDVLVEGIKLAMEVDTGSAVAVISEMLYRQSFSSIPISKCDKTLVVVNGSKIAVVGEISVGVILNGISAERRLIVLNTSRDFTPLLGRDWMKVFYPNWKDHFMQPRSVNSLDDTKDTEQVLSTIKQRYSKVFNKDFTEPIAGFEAELTLKSEQPIFKKAYQVPFKIKDKFLEHLNMLENQGVITPIQASEWASPVIAVMKKDGDVRMILIGKHKTNAHRRQLKAVHESKRNRTVVHFPVTANAMNKRRRDSIEDDDDFYGFPEEPTSDRIHERKKAKLVRSPINTRSRAARHS